One genomic window of Chrysiogenes arsenatis DSM 11915 includes the following:
- a CDS encoding biotin/lipoyl-containing protein, translating to MTHTVDYYKHNPLIHRNRRLSESSSEWVRSFACEDLRPLIVCRGPIRKEAMDVFEEMGITHYGILLSEKDSIVYPNALAPELRQLKDSTRVHRVPDYTGASKEERVERIEQIIQIAKDNNYDSVFAGYGFMAEDEEFVACIERAGLKFLGPNSGTQARAGKKDEAKRTALQVNVSVTPGIDNVTARTLVKKYPTREKLIGMANVEGFNLPKAIVDDTQAPLETLADAILFASYAKGVDLFSVEELCAQVEYEVAEMFRKYPRSRVRLKAIGGGGGKGQRILGASLLVAKKIDEAAIKKAASDAPGMVREILNEVKAGGVGDNKNVLIELNIEQTRHNEIQLLGNGKWCISLGGRDCSLQMHEQKLLEVSVTQEGLKAAIEVAKKAGRTGEAASLASDLTVLKKMEEEAARFGQAVGLDSASTFECIVDRDRHYFMEVNTRIQVEHRVTELCYSLKFTNPKNKNDFFIVESLVEAMALLAQHKERLPKPERVVRYNASVEARLNATDSSLSPHAGGMIRYWSAPIEGEVRDDQGICIKNPDTGIFMNYKVAGAYDSNIALLLTKGDNRLESYQHLAKVLRSTNLRGTDLATNLQFHYGLVNWFLGTNVNAKPTTRFVVPYLTLVGILKEEANKLDPVHAFLQMKKHYAKQVVEAITDPAEQGKALKSISNILDRKGTLITRPMEILLGDPHLLSGWLSINRKNFKIENGKVAWQRNPIVILDETYEYLNMSYDPTAPAAEVIWSHDNDLLQAALRFYDTLRDKLKLTKQDYAKASEILAKPKAPKGFDANTWEAVRSAHAGYEAGMELLGMLFLIAENTGFWNLRITDEMEIIIPDELSDPDLQARMKKVLVPPPVTKADEIAAICGGMYYGQEAPGMPSFIHEGMHFEKGQPLYIIEVMKMFNKVPAPFAGTIDKIVIEGTEGIIVSKGQTLFKVTPDEKFVDIDPKEVQKEIRKKTDEYLAAVL from the coding sequence ATGACACATACTGTTGACTACTATAAACACAACCCGCTGATTCATCGCAACCGCCGCCTTAGCGAGTCATCGTCAGAATGGGTACGCTCTTTTGCTTGCGAAGACCTGCGCCCTCTCATCGTCTGTCGTGGCCCAATTCGTAAAGAAGCGATGGATGTTTTTGAAGAAATGGGAATCACCCACTATGGAATTTTGCTTTCCGAAAAAGATTCGATTGTGTACCCCAACGCTCTGGCGCCCGAGCTGCGCCAACTGAAAGATTCCACCCGCGTCCATCGCGTACCCGACTACACTGGTGCCAGCAAAGAAGAGCGTGTCGAACGGATTGAACAAATCATCCAAATCGCTAAAGACAACAACTATGACTCAGTTTTCGCTGGCTACGGCTTCATGGCGGAAGACGAAGAATTTGTTGCCTGTATCGAAAGAGCTGGTCTGAAATTCCTCGGCCCGAACTCTGGGACACAGGCTCGTGCCGGCAAAAAAGACGAAGCAAAGCGGACGGCCTTGCAAGTCAACGTCAGCGTTACCCCAGGGATTGACAACGTCACCGCGCGCACCTTGGTCAAAAAATATCCAACGCGCGAAAAGCTCATTGGCATGGCGAACGTGGAAGGCTTCAACCTCCCCAAAGCTATTGTAGACGACACGCAAGCTCCGCTGGAAACTCTGGCCGATGCTATCTTGTTTGCTTCGTATGCCAAAGGGGTCGACCTTTTTTCTGTCGAAGAACTCTGCGCCCAAGTTGAGTATGAAGTTGCCGAAATGTTCCGCAAATACCCACGCAGTCGCGTCCGCCTCAAAGCCATCGGCGGCGGCGGCGGGAAAGGGCAGCGGATTTTAGGAGCCTCTCTACTGGTTGCCAAAAAAATCGACGAAGCTGCCATTAAAAAAGCCGCTTCTGATGCACCTGGCATGGTGCGTGAAATCCTGAACGAAGTAAAAGCCGGTGGCGTTGGCGATAACAAAAACGTCCTTATTGAGCTGAACATCGAACAAACCCGTCACAACGAAATCCAGCTGCTCGGTAACGGCAAATGGTGCATATCACTTGGTGGGCGGGACTGCTCATTGCAAATGCACGAGCAAAAACTCCTTGAAGTATCAGTCACACAAGAAGGGCTCAAGGCCGCCATTGAAGTAGCCAAAAAAGCTGGGAGAACGGGCGAAGCGGCGTCACTAGCAAGCGACCTCACCGTTTTGAAGAAAATGGAAGAAGAAGCGGCACGCTTCGGCCAAGCGGTCGGACTTGATTCGGCGTCAACGTTCGAATGTATTGTCGACCGTGATCGCCACTACTTCATGGAAGTGAACACTCGCATTCAGGTGGAACACCGCGTTACCGAACTGTGCTACAGCCTGAAATTCACCAACCCGAAAAATAAAAACGACTTCTTTATCGTCGAATCACTCGTCGAAGCGATGGCGCTGCTTGCACAACACAAAGAGCGCCTACCAAAGCCCGAACGGGTCGTGCGCTATAACGCTTCGGTCGAAGCGCGCCTGAACGCCACCGACTCATCGCTTTCACCGCATGCTGGCGGCATGATCCGCTACTGGTCTGCCCCTATCGAAGGTGAAGTGCGTGACGACCAAGGTATCTGCATTAAAAATCCAGATACCGGCATCTTCATGAACTACAAAGTGGCGGGAGCCTATGACTCCAACATCGCGCTGTTACTCACGAAAGGTGACAACCGCCTTGAAAGCTATCAGCACCTTGCCAAAGTGCTCCGTTCTACCAACCTGCGTGGCACCGATCTGGCTACCAACCTGCAATTCCACTACGGCTTAGTCAACTGGTTCCTTGGCACAAATGTGAATGCCAAACCAACCACCCGCTTCGTCGTGCCCTATCTGACTCTCGTCGGCATCCTGAAAGAGGAAGCCAACAAACTTGATCCGGTTCATGCCTTCTTGCAAATGAAAAAACACTATGCAAAACAGGTGGTAGAAGCGATCACTGACCCCGCGGAACAAGGGAAAGCGCTCAAGAGCATTTCGAATATTCTCGACCGCAAAGGGACGCTGATTACCCGTCCGATGGAAATCCTCCTTGGCGATCCGCATCTCCTCTCCGGCTGGCTCAGCATTAACCGCAAGAACTTTAAGATCGAGAACGGCAAAGTAGCATGGCAGCGTAACCCTATTGTTATTCTTGACGAAACCTATGAATACCTCAATATGAGCTACGACCCAACCGCACCCGCCGCCGAAGTGATCTGGTCGCACGACAACGACTTGCTTCAAGCTGCGCTCCGTTTCTATGACACGTTGCGTGACAAATTAAAACTGACCAAACAAGATTACGCGAAGGCCAGCGAAATTTTAGCCAAACCCAAAGCTCCCAAAGGTTTTGATGCGAACACTTGGGAAGCCGTTCGCAGCGCCCACGCTGGCTATGAAGCGGGAATGGAACTCTTGGGCATGCTCTTCCTGATCGCAGAAAACACCGGATTCTGGAACCTGCGCATCACAGACGAGATGGAGATCATCATCCCTGATGAACTGAGCGACCCTGACCTGCAAGCGCGGATGAAAAAGGTACTCGTGCCACCTCCCGTCACCAAAGCCGATGAAATTGCGGCCATATGTGGCGGCATGTACTATGGACAGGAAGCCCCAGGAATGCCTTCCTTTATCCACGAAGGGATGCATTTTGAAAAAGGACAACCGCTCTATATCATCGAAGTTATGAAAATGTTTAATAAAGTGCCTGCACCATTTGCCGGCACGATCGACAAAATCGTTATTGAAGGAACCGAAGGGATTATTGTTTCGAAAGGGCAAACCCTCTTCAAAGTCACCCCAGATGAGAAATTTGTCGATATTGATCCCAAAGAAGTGCAAAAAGAGATCCGCAAGAAAACTGACGAGTATCTCGCCGCTGTTCTCTAA
- a CDS encoding cell division protein FtsL produces MRLFYLWGAAFLLVATILLSLIVKTRIITMGYEIAMLQTRVLEEENRLGTLNLTLQHLSSPVAVEAMAKKLGMVYPDVDKLEFLHQGTVKGAADIARPQR; encoded by the coding sequence ATGCGCTTGTTTTACCTGTGGGGAGCGGCCTTTTTGCTGGTCGCCACTATCCTGTTAAGTCTGATAGTTAAAACTCGCATTATCACTATGGGATACGAAATAGCGATGTTGCAGACGCGTGTCTTGGAAGAAGAAAATCGTCTTGGCACACTGAACTTAACGTTGCAACACCTCAGTTCGCCGGTTGCCGTTGAAGCCATGGCAAAAAAACTTGGCATGGTGTATCCCGATGTCGATAAACTCGAATTCCTTCACCAAGGGACTGTCAAAGGAGCTGCTGACATTGCTCGACCGCAACGTTAA
- a CDS encoding acyl-CoA carboxylase subunit beta has translation MSKTMIKPSLKNPFDSAEVVEFTIPGEVSRKAGPYEEAMKEGHELIQRPIKSVAIEQIEKQHFKKRMTVWERIKVLTDQEPNILYQNWGKNLDGASLVTGILNIAGRDVAVYGHDFTVRAGSMDATNGNKLARLFYMAGEKGIPVIGMNDSAGAFVPAGVGGLDGYAEAFTALRKISGVVPSIMCMFGFNAGGGSYLPRQGSFVIQPNDTFFGLTGPGVVKSVLGEDITPEELGGPMVHGQSGVADITVADEVAALRRAVRLLSYIPDNNSVMAPFQPTSDPLDRKTWEINTLLKKAFNSPTGFNTPFDVSIVIQQICDFGDYIELQPDRARCVITAFGRLGGNVVGFCCNNSAVASGQIDVDAALKIARFIRFCNLYNIPVIFMEDTTGFLPGREQESRGIVQAGRSMLDSIVDLRTPRILLILRNAFGGAYASYNNYPTGADLVLALPTTRLSVMGPAGKEFVYKDEVRKIRNAVAGRVKTGTQERIAAGMESAAAKRDAEKEAADWMKAEEALLNQRYEKELMNPKEGLALGSISSIVMPTDLRKVLGENLNFFLRHYKPSPMSGVQREFH, from the coding sequence ATGTCCAAAACGATGATCAAACCTTCATTAAAGAATCCTTTTGATTCTGCTGAAGTGGTGGAATTCACCATTCCGGGGGAAGTATCCCGGAAGGCCGGCCCTTATGAAGAGGCAATGAAAGAAGGGCACGAACTCATTCAACGCCCTATCAAATCTGTCGCCATTGAACAGATCGAGAAACAACATTTTAAAAAGCGTATGACAGTGTGGGAGCGGATTAAAGTTCTCACGGATCAAGAACCGAATATCCTCTACCAGAACTGGGGCAAAAACCTTGACGGCGCCTCGCTCGTTACCGGGATTTTAAATATCGCTGGCCGCGATGTCGCTGTGTATGGTCATGACTTTACCGTACGCGCCGGTTCAATGGACGCGACAAACGGCAATAAGCTCGCGCGCCTTTTTTACATGGCTGGCGAAAAAGGGATTCCGGTTATCGGCATGAACGACAGCGCCGGAGCCTTTGTTCCTGCTGGCGTAGGCGGTCTTGACGGATACGCTGAAGCCTTTACCGCTCTGCGTAAAATCAGCGGTGTTGTTCCCAGTATCATGTGTATGTTCGGCTTTAACGCTGGCGGCGGCAGTTATTTACCACGTCAGGGAAGCTTTGTTATTCAGCCGAATGACACCTTTTTCGGCTTGACTGGCCCTGGAGTTGTGAAGTCAGTTCTCGGTGAAGACATTACACCGGAAGAACTCGGCGGCCCAATGGTGCACGGGCAATCTGGGGTAGCCGACATTACCGTTGCGGACGAAGTTGCTGCCCTGCGCCGCGCCGTACGCCTCCTGAGCTACATCCCCGATAACAATAGCGTAATGGCTCCATTCCAGCCAACCAGCGACCCGCTTGACCGGAAAACATGGGAAATCAACACCCTTCTCAAAAAAGCCTTTAACTCGCCGACCGGCTTTAATACGCCTTTCGACGTCTCTATCGTCATCCAGCAAATCTGCGATTTTGGCGATTATATCGAACTGCAACCAGATCGCGCCCGTTGCGTTATTACCGCTTTTGGTCGCCTTGGAGGCAACGTAGTTGGCTTCTGCTGTAACAACAGCGCCGTCGCATCAGGGCAGATTGACGTTGATGCAGCTCTCAAAATTGCTCGCTTTATCCGCTTCTGTAACCTCTACAATATTCCGGTCATCTTCATGGAAGACACCACTGGCTTCCTCCCCGGACGCGAACAGGAATCACGCGGTATCGTTCAGGCGGGACGCTCCATGCTCGACTCTATTGTCGACCTCAGAACACCACGCATCCTGCTTATTCTGCGCAATGCCTTCGGTGGTGCGTACGCGTCATACAATAACTATCCTACCGGAGCCGATCTCGTATTGGCGCTCCCAACCACGCGCCTTTCGGTTATGGGGCCAGCAGGAAAAGAATTTGTGTACAAAGATGAAGTTCGCAAGATCCGCAATGCCGTCGCTGGTCGCGTCAAAACGGGCACACAAGAACGCATTGCCGCAGGGATGGAAAGTGCCGCCGCAAAACGTGATGCAGAAAAAGAAGCCGCCGACTGGATGAAAGCTGAAGAGGCTCTCCTCAACCAGCGCTACGAAAAAGAGCTTATGAACCCCAAAGAAGGTTTGGCACTCGGGTCGATTTCTTCGATCGTTATGCCAACTGACCTCCGGAAGGTACTCGGCGAAAACCTCAACTTCTTCCTCAGACACTACAAGCCATCGCCTATGAGCGGCGTTCAGCGCGAATTCCACTGA
- a CDS encoding ion transporter, translating into MEGQHTLEWRERLYRWIEKRSVHQTIIAIIILNAVILGLETVPSVNREYGDLLYTIDRACLAVFVVEILLALVALGPKRFFRDPWRVFDFVVVGIALIPATGAFSILRSLRILKVLKLVSSSPRMRSVVSALLSAVPGLSAIISLLLLLFYVSAVMSTKLFGHDFPEWFGSISASMYTLFQIMTLESWSMGIVRPVLEVHPYAWIFFVPFIMIATFTMLNLFIAVIVDAMQSQAREAQSQQIEELEHIADMKEQKLHDDIDDLRHEVRELKAIVLQALDRQNPPQ; encoded by the coding sequence ATGGAAGGACAACATACTCTCGAATGGAGGGAGCGCTTATATCGGTGGATAGAAAAGCGTTCTGTTCATCAAACGATTATTGCCATTATCATTTTGAATGCGGTCATCTTGGGACTGGAAACCGTACCATCGGTTAACCGCGAGTACGGCGACCTCCTCTATACCATTGATCGGGCCTGTCTGGCCGTCTTTGTCGTTGAAATACTCCTCGCCTTAGTCGCGTTAGGACCCAAACGCTTTTTTCGCGATCCTTGGCGCGTGTTTGATTTTGTCGTCGTTGGAATTGCGCTCATTCCGGCCACAGGTGCCTTTTCTATACTGCGGAGTTTACGGATCCTCAAGGTGCTCAAGCTTGTTTCCTCCTCACCACGGATGCGCTCCGTCGTTTCGGCCTTACTTTCTGCTGTTCCCGGCCTGAGTGCGATTATTTCGTTGCTCCTTCTTCTTTTCTATGTTTCGGCCGTCATGAGCACAAAGCTCTTCGGCCATGATTTCCCCGAATGGTTTGGCTCTATCAGCGCTTCTATGTATACACTTTTCCAAATTATGACACTTGAAAGCTGGTCGATGGGGATTGTCAGACCGGTATTGGAAGTGCACCCTTACGCGTGGATCTTTTTTGTACCATTTATTATGATAGCTACCTTCACCATGCTGAATCTTTTTATCGCCGTCATTGTTGACGCGATGCAGAGCCAGGCTCGTGAAGCGCAAAGCCAACAGATCGAAGAGCTTGAACATATTGCGGACATGAAAGAGCAAAAACTACATGACGATATTGACGACTTGCGCCACGAAGTTCGCGAACTCAAGGCGATTGTGCTCCAAGCGCTGGATCGCCAGAACCCCCCGCAATAA
- a CDS encoding SDR family oxidoreductase, which produces MHILLTGANGYIGRRLKQALLSVPDISLRLMVRNAKSLDLTTTQRCEIAEATTFDAVALRHALSGIDIAYYLIHSLAAGAEYREKDKTSARLFLEAAINAGVKRIIYLGGLGDKAHASEHLLSRIETGEVLSSRPDQIQTLWIRAGVIIGSGSASFEIIRNLTQKLPIMITPRWVETMAQPIGVDDVVRYLVNSATLEVSGNQMIDIGADAMTYRELMLRTASVMGLKRKIIPVPVMTPTLSSYWLIFFTSVPYVVARELIEGLSSPVIVQNSRAKELFSFQPMSYEASVRRALDEIESRQVVSRWSDSGGEIWEKHRQGDIANALLIDRRRAPLNGATAAAVYRSFTMLGGDSGWFSYDWLWGMRGFIDKLLGGFGRNRGRRDACDLRIGDCLDFWKVVELEPDRRLLLFAQMKLPGKAWLEFMIDGDELIQTAYFYPDGIAGRLYWYAMLPAHFFVFRDLITKVLSRARTETIPHKPEK; this is translated from the coding sequence ATGCATATTCTCCTGACCGGTGCCAATGGCTACATTGGCAGACGCCTGAAACAGGCACTTTTGAGCGTACCGGACATTTCACTCCGCCTTATGGTGCGAAACGCGAAAAGCCTTGACCTAACGACCACTCAGCGTTGCGAAATTGCCGAAGCGACTACGTTCGACGCGGTGGCATTACGTCACGCACTGAGCGGTATCGACATTGCGTATTACCTGATTCATTCGCTCGCGGCGGGGGCGGAGTATCGCGAAAAAGATAAAACCAGTGCCCGCTTATTTCTGGAAGCGGCTATCAACGCTGGTGTAAAGCGCATCATATACTTAGGCGGCCTTGGCGATAAAGCACATGCCAGCGAACATTTACTGAGCCGTATTGAAACAGGCGAAGTGCTTTCTTCCCGCCCTGATCAGATTCAAACACTCTGGATTCGCGCGGGTGTGATCATCGGCTCCGGCAGCGCCAGCTTTGAAATCATCCGCAACCTTACGCAAAAGCTTCCTATCATGATCACGCCACGCTGGGTGGAAACTATGGCACAACCAATTGGCGTAGACGATGTCGTCCGCTACTTGGTCAACAGCGCCACATTAGAAGTAAGCGGCAATCAAATGATTGATATTGGTGCCGATGCCATGACGTACCGCGAGTTGATGCTGCGCACGGCCAGCGTTATGGGGCTCAAGCGGAAAATTATCCCCGTACCCGTTATGACGCCAACATTATCATCATACTGGCTGATTTTCTTTACCTCCGTGCCCTACGTTGTCGCACGCGAGTTAATCGAAGGATTATCTTCGCCCGTTATCGTCCAGAATTCACGAGCGAAAGAGCTTTTTTCCTTTCAGCCAATGTCATACGAAGCAAGTGTGCGCCGTGCACTCGATGAAATTGAATCGCGTCAGGTGGTCAGCCGTTGGAGTGATAGTGGTGGGGAAATCTGGGAAAAGCACCGCCAAGGCGATATTGCCAACGCGCTTTTGATTGATCGCCGCCGTGCTCCACTAAACGGTGCCACGGCAGCGGCGGTGTACCGCTCCTTCACCATGCTTGGTGGTGATTCCGGCTGGTTTTCCTATGACTGGCTTTGGGGGATGCGTGGGTTTATCGATAAACTTTTAGGAGGATTCGGACGCAATCGAGGACGACGCGATGCCTGCGATCTGCGTATCGGTGATTGCCTTGACTTTTGGAAAGTTGTGGAGCTGGAACCCGACCGCCGCCTGCTGCTTTTTGCTCAGATGAAACTCCCTGGCAAAGCGTGGCTGGAGTTTATGATTGATGGCGACGAACTGATTCAAACAGCATACTTTTATCCCGATGGAATTGCCGGGCGTCTCTACTGGTATGCGATGCTCCCAGCACATTTCTTTGTCTTTCGCGACTTGATAACCAAAGTGTTGTCACGCGCCCGAACAGAAACCATCCCGCATAAACCAGAAAAATAA
- a CDS encoding peptidoglycan D,D-transpeptidase FtsI family protein, translating into MKQIVHHDYWAQKRQAQYTKDFTVKQQRADIHDRNGLPLALSSKAYNVYGVGSEIEEIIKTSSHIATALGLKDYGPIYERIHGRSGFFWIARNVPPAQAAKIGEIKGVGLLSGEQRSYPSKELFSRVLGFTGVDAQGLEGVERRFDDVLIGDELRIGIYRDARRRDIMLETLTQNYPLKKEPLRLSLDSQLQTFIHDSVSTYLVSSKPKSITVVAMDPWSGEVLAAYGWPNYDPENYQKFPKEKWKNIFITDVFEPGSTYKLVTFAAALQSGKATPQDMFFGENGVWRDGNREIRDTHPVGHINTVDAFVESSNIITAKIALSMEPEYLYRFMTNFGFGQKTGIELHGESPGLLRPPKQWSKLSRSSLAMGYEMSANALQMVRLYSAIANGGYLVTPTILRRTTGEEIPRERVLDEQVALTLKHMLLQVVERGTAKSARLKHYTLCGKTGTSQKLDPVKGYNSGKYFSSFVGFFPYESPRVVVGVFVDEPEGKYYGGAVAAPIFRDIAAKYINFHNILPDKAPTVVTRGE; encoded by the coding sequence ATGAAGCAGATAGTCCACCATGACTACTGGGCACAAAAGCGCCAAGCGCAATATACTAAAGACTTTACGGTGAAGCAGCAGCGCGCCGATATTCATGACCGCAATGGTCTGCCGCTGGCGTTAAGCTCAAAGGCGTACAATGTCTATGGTGTTGGTTCGGAAATTGAAGAAATTATCAAAACGTCCAGTCATATCGCGACGGCACTTGGGTTGAAGGATTACGGCCCGATTTATGAACGGATTCATGGTCGCAGTGGTTTCTTCTGGATTGCACGCAACGTCCCCCCCGCGCAAGCGGCGAAGATTGGCGAAATTAAAGGGGTCGGATTGTTGAGCGGCGAGCAGCGGAGCTATCCATCTAAAGAGCTTTTTAGCCGCGTGCTGGGCTTTACAGGAGTTGATGCGCAGGGTCTTGAAGGGGTCGAAAGACGTTTTGACGATGTGTTGATCGGCGATGAGTTGAGGATTGGCATTTATCGCGATGCACGCCGCCGTGATATCATGCTTGAAACGTTGACACAAAATTATCCGCTGAAGAAAGAGCCATTGCGCCTTTCACTCGACAGTCAACTGCAAACATTTATTCACGATTCTGTGAGTACCTATCTTGTGTCTAGCAAGCCGAAAAGTATTACGGTTGTGGCGATGGATCCGTGGTCGGGTGAAGTGCTGGCGGCCTACGGATGGCCAAATTATGACCCCGAAAATTATCAAAAATTTCCTAAAGAAAAATGGAAAAATATTTTCATTACGGATGTATTTGAACCTGGTTCGACGTATAAGCTCGTGACATTTGCTGCTGCCTTGCAATCAGGAAAAGCCACTCCGCAGGATATGTTTTTCGGGGAGAATGGTGTCTGGCGCGATGGGAATCGTGAAATTCGCGATACGCATCCGGTAGGACATATCAATACAGTGGATGCTTTTGTGGAATCGAGTAACATCATCACTGCCAAAATTGCACTCAGCATGGAGCCGGAGTATCTCTACCGATTTATGACGAATTTCGGCTTTGGGCAGAAAACAGGGATAGAACTGCATGGCGAATCGCCCGGCTTGCTCCGTCCGCCAAAGCAGTGGAGCAAACTCTCACGCTCTTCATTGGCTATGGGGTATGAAATGAGCGCCAATGCACTACAAATGGTTCGCTTGTACAGTGCGATAGCGAATGGTGGCTATCTTGTGACACCCACAATTTTACGCCGTACGACTGGGGAGGAAATCCCGCGTGAACGGGTTTTGGACGAACAGGTTGCGTTGACCTTAAAGCATATGCTGTTACAGGTTGTTGAGCGCGGAACCGCTAAAAGTGCTCGTTTAAAACACTATACGTTGTGCGGAAAAACCGGCACCTCGCAGAAGCTTGATCCTGTTAAAGGGTATAATAGCGGGAAGTATTTTTCGAGTTTTGTCGGCTTTTTCCCGTACGAATCTCCGCGAGTGGTCGTCGGTGTCTTTGTTGATGAGCCAGAAGGGAAATACTATGGTGGAGCGGTCGCCGCGCCGATTTTCCGCGATATTGCGGCGAAATACATAAATTTCCATAACATCCTTCCCGACAAAGCGCCCACTGTTGTGACTAGAGGAGAATGA
- the rsmH gene encoding 16S rRNA (cytosine(1402)-N(4))-methyltransferase RsmH, which yields MTFHHVTVLQQEVIEALAPTDSEPSGLFVDCTFGGGGHSRALLERLPQAAVIGIDRDPAALAAASERLAGFNFRAVRGNFLDLNQLLQSLSITPASVNGFIYDLGVSSHQIDTAERGFSFLHDGPLDMRMDPDHPCSAADIIAEADEAELTRIFREYGEERHSLLAARKIVEERQKQPIETTAALAGLIERVIGRWYRNEKIHPATRIFQALRIAVNGELDALERSLLDAIDWLAPGGRLAVITFHSLEDRIVKHLFRREAATCVCPPEMPRCMCQHQPPIRIITRRPIIATDEEISRNSRSRSAKLRVVEKLPQAMLQ from the coding sequence GTGACGTTCCATCATGTAACGGTTTTACAACAAGAAGTTATTGAAGCACTTGCCCCTACGGATAGTGAGCCGTCGGGGCTTTTCGTCGATTGTACCTTTGGTGGCGGCGGCCATAGTCGCGCGCTCCTTGAGCGGCTACCGCAGGCGGCTGTTATTGGGATTGATCGCGATCCTGCCGCATTAGCCGCCGCTTCAGAACGGCTTGCCGGATTCAATTTTCGTGCGGTGCGGGGGAATTTTCTCGATCTGAATCAACTCCTCCAGTCGCTCTCTATCACCCCTGCTTCTGTGAATGGATTCATCTATGATCTCGGTGTCTCTTCGCATCAGATTGATACTGCCGAACGGGGTTTTTCTTTTTTGCACGATGGGCCGCTGGATATGCGGATGGATCCCGATCACCCTTGCTCGGCGGCTGATATTATTGCCGAAGCTGATGAAGCAGAACTCACGCGTATTTTCCGCGAATATGGCGAAGAGCGGCACAGTCTTTTGGCGGCGCGCAAGATTGTTGAAGAGCGGCAAAAGCAGCCGATAGAAACGACCGCTGCGCTTGCTGGGCTCATCGAACGCGTGATCGGGCGCTGGTATCGTAATGAGAAAATTCACCCTGCCACTCGGATATTTCAGGCGCTACGCATTGCTGTCAATGGCGAGTTGGATGCGTTGGAGCGTTCATTGCTCGACGCTATTGATTGGTTGGCACCTGGTGGACGTTTGGCGGTTATCACCTTTCATTCGCTGGAAGACCGCATCGTGAAGCACCTTTTCCGGCGTGAAGCCGCTACCTGCGTGTGCCCGCCGGAAATGCCACGCTGTATGTGTCAACATCAGCCGCCAATCCGCATCATTACCCGCCGCCCGATCATCGCCACGGATGAAGAAATAAGCCGTAATAGCCGTTCGCGAAGTGCGAAGTTACGGGTAGTAGAGAAACTCCCTCAAGCTATGCTACAGTGA
- a CDS encoding J domain-containing protein, with translation MFTYAREAKRLLGVDHTNTLPDIKAAFRQCVKKYHPDVLGNTPASVRYFQQINRVHGELMKYKQLHPDTVCADAASAKKTSSASASAHGHTPRYQTNTQSTAGRPRSKPTTEQLILQKVQKIKQGTFKVDPLVAHMSIESLIMRCEFSDNFYVKREAIKALVTKGTVEAVRGIVYLQNSQDKESKEIIADILAKSDSRFRRMVHDDDLQVNPFFAWVDKLVSGIIRVFDGSVRISY, from the coding sequence ATGTTTACGTATGCTCGCGAAGCCAAGAGACTGCTCGGGGTGGATCACACCAACACCTTGCCAGACATTAAGGCCGCTTTCAGGCAGTGCGTAAAAAAATATCATCCAGACGTTCTGGGCAATACGCCTGCGAGTGTCCGATATTTTCAGCAAATCAACCGAGTTCATGGCGAACTGATGAAGTACAAACAGTTGCATCCAGATACTGTTTGTGCGGATGCAGCAAGCGCGAAGAAGACCTCAAGCGCGAGTGCCTCCGCACATGGGCATACTCCACGGTATCAGACGAACACGCAGTCTACCGCAGGTCGCCCACGCTCAAAGCCGACAACAGAGCAGTTGATTCTGCAAAAAGTGCAGAAAATCAAGCAAGGGACGTTTAAGGTTGATCCGCTCGTGGCACATATGAGCATCGAATCGCTGATCATGCGCTGCGAGTTTAGCGATAACTTTTATGTGAAGCGCGAAGCGATCAAAGCGTTAGTGACCAAGGGAACTGTGGAAGCGGTGCGCGGCATTGTTTACCTGCAAAATTCTCAGGATAAAGAGTCTAAAGAGATCATTGCGGATATTTTGGCAAAATCCGATAGCCGTTTTCGACGCATGGTTCACGATGATGATTTGCAAGTAAACCCTTTCTTTGCGTGGGTTGATAAGCTGGTTTCCGGTATTATTCGAGTATTTGACGGTTCCGTGCGTATCTCGTACTAA